One window from the genome of Kaistella carnis encodes:
- the nuoL gene encoding NADH-quinone oxidoreductase subunit L: MENLVYAIILLPLAGFLINGLFGKKLPKMVVGTLATVVVFASFIIALTLFLKFNADSQPVVVRAFEWFRVNGIQINFGFQIDQLSLMMIMIITGIGSLIHLYSIGYMHEDEGFYKFFAYLNLFIFMMLLLVMGSNYLILFIGWEGVGLCSYLLIGFWYKNKEYGAAARKAFIMNRIGDLGMIIGILMIAYQTNAIDYLSVAQNSAKFELDSTIIIFITASLFIGAVGKSAQVPLFTWLPDAMAGPTPVSALIHAATMVTAGIYLVVRSNFLFSLAPTTLEGILFIGLLTALVAAFIGLRQNDIKKVLAYSTVSQLGFMFVAVGVGAYTTAMFHLMTHAFFKALLFLGSGSVIHAMSGEQDMRLMGGLKKKIPITHITFLIGTLAISGFPFLSGMISKDEILTSAFGKNPFIWLVLFAIAAMTAIYMFRAYYLTFHGEFRGTKEQENHLHESPLNMTLPLMVLAVLSIVGGFINLPHFIGHGEYAKLGDWLKTIYVYDLESAEVPLATEMILLGLTVLMFFVVWFMVKRIYVDKKKMALPEENYTGWERLSNRKLYIDELNNATFVKFIEGLGVGGNMFDKGVLKRFVDYIGTGAEDSGRAAKRLQNGNVENYVLIMSLAIGIILIVNFILQ, from the coding sequence ATGGAAAATTTAGTTTACGCAATTATACTTTTACCTCTTGCAGGATTTCTGATCAACGGATTATTCGGGAAAAAGCTTCCGAAGATGGTGGTTGGGACTTTGGCAACTGTAGTCGTATTTGCTTCATTTATCATTGCTTTGACTTTATTCTTAAAGTTTAACGCAGACTCTCAACCCGTTGTGGTTCGAGCATTTGAATGGTTCAGAGTGAATGGGATCCAGATTAATTTCGGCTTTCAGATCGACCAACTTTCCCTAATGATGATTATGATTATTACAGGAATCGGGTCGTTAATTCATTTATATTCTATTGGATATATGCATGAAGACGAAGGTTTTTATAAATTCTTCGCTTATCTGAATCTATTTATTTTCATGATGTTGCTTTTGGTTATGGGAAGCAATTATCTAATTCTTTTTATTGGCTGGGAAGGTGTTGGATTATGTTCCTATCTGCTTATCGGATTCTGGTACAAAAACAAAGAATACGGCGCAGCAGCAAGAAAAGCTTTTATCATGAACCGTATTGGTGACTTGGGAATGATCATTGGTATTCTGATGATCGCTTATCAAACCAATGCCATCGACTATCTTTCAGTAGCACAAAACTCCGCAAAATTCGAATTGGATTCGACCATCATCATCTTTATTACAGCAAGTTTATTTATTGGAGCAGTTGGTAAATCGGCGCAGGTTCCATTATTTACCTGGCTTCCTGATGCGATGGCTGGACCGACTCCGGTTTCCGCATTAATTCACGCTGCGACCATGGTAACTGCGGGTATTTATTTGGTAGTTCGTTCAAACTTTTTATTCTCTTTGGCACCAACAACGTTGGAAGGAATTCTCTTTATCGGCTTGCTAACTGCTTTGGTTGCTGCCTTTATTGGTCTTCGCCAAAATGATATTAAAAAAGTGTTGGCCTACTCTACTGTTTCTCAGTTAGGATTTATGTTTGTAGCAGTTGGCGTTGGAGCTTACACAACTGCGATGTTCCACTTGATGACGCATGCATTCTTCAAAGCCTTGTTATTCTTAGGATCAGGGTCTGTAATTCATGCGATGAGCGGCGAACAGGATATGAGATTAATGGGTGGTTTAAAGAAAAAAATTCCAATTACCCATATCACCTTTTTGATTGGAACCTTGGCAATTTCAGGATTTCCCTTCCTTTCAGGGATGATCTCTAAAGATGAAATTCTAACCAGTGCGTTCGGAAAAAATCCATTTATCTGGCTAGTTTTATTTGCAATTGCAGCCATGACGGCAATTTATATGTTTAGAGCGTATTATTTAACCTTTCACGGTGAGTTCCGAGGAACGAAAGAACAGGAAAATCACCTTCACGAAAGTCCTTTAAATATGACTTTACCACTTATGGTTTTAGCCGTCCTGTCGATTGTTGGAGGATTTATTAATCTGCCTCATTTTATTGGACATGGCGAATACGCCAAACTGGGCGACTGGTTAAAAACAATTTATGTTTACGATCTTGAATCGGCTGAAGTGCCTTTGGCTACAGAAATGATCTTGCTTGGCTTAACGGTTCTGATGTTCTTTGTAGTATGGTTTATGGTGAAGAGAATTTACGTGGACAAGAAAAAAATGGCCTTACCGGAAGAAAATTATACCGGTTGGGAAAGACTTTCTAACAGAAAATTATATATCGATGAATTGAACAACGCTACGTTTGTAAAGTTTATTGAGGGTCTTGGCGTTGGCGGCAATATGTTTGACAAAGGCGTTCTTAAAAGATTTGTAGACTATATCGGTACTGGTGCTGAAGACTCCGGTCGTGCAGCAAAACGACTTCAAAACGGAAATGTAGAGAATTATGTTCTCATCATGTCTTTGGCCATAGGAATTATTTTAATTGTTAACTTTATATTACAATAG
- a CDS encoding complex I subunit 4 family protein has protein sequence MSYLLLTLLLLPLVGSGLVFAWKNPASKYLALGVAFAQMFLTFYMLSNFDFKPTVDGVLQYEINYPWSNYIKSNLHFGIDGMSMLMLLLTNILTPLIILSSFNEKPGYRNTFYGLILLMQFGLVGVFTSLDGLLFYIFWEVTLIPIWLIAGIWGQENKKIQFTTRFFVYTFVGSLFMLIGLIFVYTHSASFALTDLYNADLNLSEQTVIFWFIFFAFAVKLPIFPFHTWQPDTYTYSPTQGSMLLSGIMLKMAVYGLLRYLLPITPAPILGISGQIVLVLAIIGIVHGALIAIIQNDSKRLIAYSSLSHVGLMTAGIMASAILTVKGTLMIEGAEGALVQAFAHGINVVGLFYCADILYKRFKTRDIRQMGGLAKVAPKFAVLFMVILLGSIALPLTNGFVGEFILIKSIFDYSVLAAVIAGLTMIFSSVYLFRFYGKAMFGPGDERVLESSGDLSGVEFSVLASLAVFVIILGIFPQPMIEMVSSSLKFIFTSMMN, from the coding sequence ATGTCATATCTATTATTAACATTACTACTATTACCTCTTGTAGGTTCAGGATTGGTGTTCGCGTGGAAGAATCCCGCAAGTAAATATCTAGCATTGGGAGTTGCATTTGCACAAATGTTCCTTACCTTTTATATGCTTTCGAATTTCGATTTTAAACCTACTGTTGATGGGGTTTTGCAGTACGAGATCAATTATCCGTGGTCCAATTATATCAAGAGTAATCTGCATTTTGGGATTGATGGGATGAGTATGTTGATGTTGTTATTAACCAACATTTTAACACCGCTTATCATTCTTTCATCTTTCAATGAAAAACCGGGGTACCGAAATACCTTCTACGGATTGATTCTTTTGATGCAATTTGGTTTAGTTGGTGTTTTCACTTCTTTAGATGGTTTGTTATTCTACATCTTCTGGGAAGTTACCTTAATCCCGATCTGGTTAATCGCGGGAATCTGGGGACAGGAAAATAAAAAAATTCAGTTTACTACACGGTTCTTTGTATACACGTTTGTTGGCTCTCTGTTCATGTTGATCGGACTCATTTTCGTTTATACCCATTCAGCCTCATTTGCACTGACTGATTTATACAATGCTGATCTGAATCTTTCAGAACAAACCGTTATATTTTGGTTTATCTTCTTTGCTTTTGCAGTAAAGTTACCGATATTCCCTTTCCATACTTGGCAGCCGGACACTTATACCTATTCACCAACACAAGGCTCTATGCTACTTTCGGGGATTATGCTGAAGATGGCGGTTTATGGATTGTTAAGATATCTATTACCCATAACTCCGGCTCCGATTTTGGGAATTTCCGGACAGATTGTATTGGTTTTAGCAATTATAGGAATTGTACATGGCGCGCTGATCGCTATAATTCAAAATGATTCAAAACGACTCATCGCTTACTCCTCGTTATCTCACGTAGGTTTAATGACTGCGGGAATTATGGCTTCTGCAATTTTAACCGTGAAAGGAACTTTAATGATTGAAGGTGCAGAAGGTGCGTTAGTTCAAGCTTTTGCGCACGGGATTAATGTTGTTGGATTATTTTACTGTGCTGATATTCTTTACAAAAGATTCAAAACACGCGATATTCGCCAAATGGGTGGTCTAGCGAAAGTAGCTCCTAAATTTGCTGTTTTATTTATGGTGATTTTATTAGGATCCATCGCACTTCCCTTAACCAATGGTTTCGTGGGAGAATTTATACTCATCAAATCAATCTTCGACTATAGTGTTCTTGCCGCAGTAATCGCCGGACTAACGATGATCTTCTCTTCCGTTTATCTTTTCAGATTTTATGGAAAAGCGATGTTCGGGCCAGGCGATGAACGAGTGTTAGAAAGTTCCGGAGATTTATCAGGAGTTGAATTCTCAGTCCTAGCAAGCTTAGCAGTTTTCGTGATCATACTGGGAATTTTCCCTCAGCCTATGATTGAAATGGTAAGCAGTTCACTGAAGTTTATTTTCACTTCAATGATGAATTAA
- a CDS encoding NADH-quinone oxidoreductase subunit N codes for MSVLIIIFLTAVAALFAGVFEQGKFSRYIGILGLMIAFYVSFLPELSFFSQYQHMYEFGANAALFTRIAIVTTVLLFFIAGFAFSNHRNHQSELYALMLFSLSGGVVLFGFQNLVTLFLGIEILSIPLYVLAGSNKTDLRSNEASIKYFLMGAFATGFLLFGVALIYGSSGSFDLYKIHEFAVNDPKNLMFNLGAVLMLVALAFKVSLAPFHMWSPDVYQGSPSLITAFMMSVVKISAFFAFFKLMTIGFIGITGEWINIIGVLIIITLFLANVMGLAQSNAKRMLAYSSVSHVGYLSLIFYGMNSLSSYNLAFYLFAYSLATVGVMMCLIWVEKLKRETSYNAFKGLAHTEPILAVTATVSLLSMAGIPLTAGFMGKFAIFAQAIDKSPFLVLVAVLGSAISIAYYLRLIMAMFFPKESSFKTSEKVSLTYNIVSVFIILALVAMGVFPDLFAKQFGL; via the coding sequence ATGAGCGTTTTAATAATTATATTCCTTACCGCAGTTGCTGCTCTGTTTGCAGGAGTTTTCGAACAGGGAAAATTTTCCAGATATATCGGTATTCTGGGATTGATGATTGCTTTCTATGTCAGTTTCTTACCGGAACTTTCATTCTTTAGTCAATATCAACACATGTATGAATTTGGAGCCAACGCAGCCTTATTCACCAGAATCGCCATTGTAACAACGGTGCTCCTCTTCTTTATCGCTGGATTTGCTTTTAGTAATCACCGAAATCACCAGTCAGAATTATATGCCTTAATGTTATTCTCTCTTTCTGGAGGCGTGGTTTTATTTGGATTCCAAAACTTGGTTACTTTGTTTTTAGGAATCGAAATCCTTTCTATTCCATTATATGTTTTAGCAGGAAGTAACAAAACCGATTTACGTTCGAATGAAGCTTCAATAAAGTATTTCCTGATGGGAGCATTCGCTACAGGATTTCTATTATTCGGAGTTGCCTTAATCTACGGAAGCAGCGGAAGTTTTGATTTGTATAAGATCCACGAATTTGCAGTGAATGATCCGAAGAACTTAATGTTCAATTTGGGAGCAGTTTTAATGTTAGTTGCTTTAGCCTTTAAAGTCTCTTTAGCGCCGTTCCACATGTGGAGTCCGGATGTGTATCAAGGTTCACCTTCACTCATCACGGCATTTATGATGTCGGTTGTGAAGATTTCAGCTTTCTTCGCTTTCTTCAAATTAATGACTATTGGCTTCATCGGAATTACCGGAGAATGGATTAATATCATTGGTGTACTAATTATCATCACTTTATTCCTGGCGAATGTAATGGGTCTTGCTCAAAGCAACGCAAAAAGAATGTTGGCCTATTCTTCCGTTTCTCACGTTGGATATTTATCCTTAATTTTTTACGGAATGAACAGTCTGTCAAGTTATAATTTGGCTTTCTATTTATTCGCGTATTCATTAGCCACAGTTGGTGTAATGATGTGTTTGATCTGGGTAGAAAAACTGAAAAGAGAAACTTCCTACAATGCCTTTAAAGGTTTAGCTCACACCGAACCAATCTTGGCAGTGACAGCTACAGTGTCATTATTATCAATGGCTGGGATTCCGTTAACTGCAGGTTTCATGGGGAAATTTGCGATCTTCGCCCAGGCGATTGACAAATCACCCTTCTTGGTTTTAGTCGCTGTTTTAGGATCAGCAATCTCAATTGCCTATTACTTACGATTAATTATGGCGATGTTTTTCCCTAAAGAAAGCAGTTTCAAAACTTCAGAAAAAGTTTCTTTAACTTACAATATCGTTTCGGTCTTCATTATCTTAGCTTTAGTCGCAATGGGTGTTTTCCCCGATTTGTTTGCGAAACAGTTTGGATTGTAG
- a CDS encoding TetR/AcrR family transcriptional regulator, whose translation MNTEELSTEDKILIAASKVFTEKGFSGTRTRDIAEEAGINLALLNYYFRTKEKLFEQVMKVKIVLLFGQIIPIVTNEKTSLDEKIDLASAKYFDILTKNPNLPIFVLSEIQKKTSDVKSILPFEKVLNNSYLMKQIKERKPDVNPFHFLLNFLSMTVFPFLGKPILQSFDLMNDDEFQKFVEERKTMVPMWIKMMLNS comes from the coding sequence ATGAATACCGAAGAACTTTCAACAGAAGATAAAATCCTGATCGCTGCCTCCAAAGTTTTTACTGAAAAAGGATTCTCAGGAACGCGAACACGTGACATTGCAGAGGAAGCCGGAATTAATTTGGCTCTTCTCAATTACTATTTTCGAACCAAAGAAAAACTGTTCGAACAAGTAATGAAAGTGAAAATCGTTTTACTATTTGGACAAATCATTCCCATCGTGACAAATGAGAAAACGTCTTTAGATGAAAAAATAGATTTAGCAAGTGCAAAGTATTTTGACATTTTAACCAAGAATCCAAACCTTCCGATTTTTGTTTTAAGTGAAATTCAGAAGAAAACCTCGGATGTGAAATCAATTCTTCCTTTTGAAAAAGTATTGAATAATTCCTATTTAATGAAACAAATTAAAGAAAGAAAGCCCGACGTTAATCCTTTTCACTTTTTGTTGAATTTTCTAAGCATGACGGTTTTTCCCTTTTTAGGAAAACCCATTCTTCAATCATTCGATTTAATGAATGATGATGAATTTCAAAAATTTGTAGAAGAAAGAAAAACCATGGTTCCAATGTGGATCAAGATGATGCTAAACTCTTAG
- a CDS encoding TolC family protein, whose protein sequence is MKILKYLFLLLFFSGNAQTLTLEECYDLAKQNSPLIKRHDLIAKTKEYNLENAAKGWLPQIQIVGQATYQNDVIQFPIQLPNMTIEPLSKDQYKVYADVQQNIYDGGMIANQKKMAIINSEIELQKTEVETDQLEMRINQIYFGILQTDEQLQQTELTKSDLSSGLKKAEAQLENGVIFRSNIDVLKAQIDNLEQKQLELQSTKKSFLQMLSLFINKNIDENTTLVKPEKILIQDENKRAELKLFDLQKQGLEQQKANINSKNLPKLGAFFQGGYGKPGFNMLKNEFDLFYIGGLRLNIPISGFYTRKNDLALVETQQQEIDVQKENFLFNQQFQTIQNNSDLDKIQQLINKDNELIELRESIKKASLAQLENGVITTNDYLREANELDRAKNQKIIHEIQYLLTQYNLKAQLNQ, encoded by the coding sequence ATGAAAATTTTAAAATACCTTTTCCTTCTCCTCTTCTTCTCCGGCAATGCCCAGACATTGACTTTAGAAGAATGTTACGATTTGGCCAAACAAAATTCTCCGCTCATTAAAAGGCACGATCTCATTGCGAAGACCAAAGAATACAATTTGGAAAATGCAGCAAAAGGCTGGCTTCCTCAAATCCAGATTGTGGGACAGGCCACTTATCAAAATGATGTCATTCAGTTCCCGATTCAACTACCAAATATGACGATTGAACCCTTGAGTAAAGATCAGTATAAAGTCTATGCCGATGTTCAGCAAAATATTTACGACGGCGGAATGATTGCCAATCAAAAGAAAATGGCCATCATCAATTCTGAAATAGAACTCCAAAAAACTGAAGTCGAAACCGATCAGTTAGAAATGAGAATCAACCAAATTTATTTTGGAATTTTACAAACCGATGAACAACTCCAACAAACAGAATTAACGAAATCCGACTTATCAAGCGGGCTGAAAAAAGCCGAAGCACAATTAGAAAACGGCGTTATCTTTAGAAGTAATATTGATGTTTTGAAAGCACAAATCGACAATCTCGAACAAAAACAATTGGAACTTCAATCCACGAAAAAAAGTTTCCTGCAAATGCTTTCTCTTTTCATTAATAAGAATATTGACGAAAATACGACTTTAGTAAAACCAGAAAAAATCTTAATACAAGATGAAAATAAACGTGCAGAACTGAAACTCTTTGATTTGCAAAAACAAGGTTTAGAACAGCAGAAAGCAAATATCAACTCGAAAAACCTTCCAAAACTCGGAGCCTTCTTTCAAGGTGGTTATGGAAAACCCGGTTTCAATATGTTGAAAAATGAATTCGATCTTTTCTACATCGGTGGTTTGCGTTTAAACATTCCAATTTCGGGATTTTACACCAGGAAAAATGATTTGGCTTTGGTCGAAACCCAACAACAGGAAATCGATGTTCAGAAAGAAAACTTCCTTTTTAATCAACAGTTTCAAACCATTCAGAACAACAGCGACCTCGATAAAATCCAGCAATTGATTAATAAGGACAATGAACTCATCGAGTTACGTGAAAGCATTAAGAAAGCTTCTTTAGCCCAACTGGAAAACGGTGTTATTACCACCAATGATTATCTGCGCGAAGCAAATGAACTCGACCGTGCAAAAAATCAAAAAATCATCCACGAGATCCAGTATCTTTTAACACAGTATAATCTAAAAGCGCAACTTAATCAATAG
- a CDS encoding HlyD family secretion protein gives MKKYILLAALLSLAACNNSNNSYDASGTFEADELMVTAKANGTILQLNVEEGQQLSLNEKVGEIDPKNVELQKEQIIASMDAIEQKTNSALPQIQVLQTQISGQSANVSVLQEQLQNAIRERNRTANLVAKDAATKKQLDDANGQIKVIQKQIAAAQSQLNILQQQISTTKENVSIQNRAILSERKPTEKKVEQIDEQLKNYTIESPISGMVLTKYLNQGEFATVGKPIFKMANLEVMTLKTFVTGDQLPQIKIGQQVKVLIDAGEGKTKELPGTIYWISSKAEFTPKTIQTKNERANLVYAVKIHVKNDGYLKIGMYGDVKF, from the coding sequence ATGAAAAAATATATTTTACTTGCAGCCCTACTTTCCCTCGCTGCCTGCAATAACTCAAATAATTCCTACGATGCGTCGGGAACTTTCGAAGCCGACGAACTGATGGTCACTGCCAAAGCCAATGGAACTATTCTGCAACTCAATGTAGAAGAAGGTCAGCAATTGTCACTCAATGAAAAAGTCGGCGAAATAGATCCTAAAAATGTAGAACTTCAAAAGGAACAGATTATCGCAAGCATGGATGCGATTGAGCAAAAAACGAATTCTGCTCTTCCGCAAATTCAGGTTTTGCAAACCCAGATTTCCGGCCAATCTGCAAATGTTTCCGTTTTACAGGAACAACTTCAAAATGCAATTCGGGAAAGAAACAGAACTGCAAATTTAGTGGCCAAAGATGCCGCAACAAAAAAGCAACTCGATGATGCGAATGGACAAATAAAAGTGATTCAGAAACAGATTGCTGCGGCTCAAAGTCAGTTGAATATTTTACAGCAACAGATTTCCACCACCAAAGAAAATGTCTCAATTCAAAACCGCGCGATTCTAAGTGAAAGAAAACCAACCGAGAAAAAGGTGGAGCAAATCGATGAACAGTTAAAAAATTACACGATTGAAAGTCCGATTTCCGGAATGGTTTTAACGAAATATCTAAATCAAGGTGAGTTTGCCACCGTTGGAAAACCTATTTTCAAAATGGCAAATTTAGAGGTAATGACTTTAAAAACCTTTGTAACAGGAGATCAACTGCCCCAAATAAAAATCGGACAACAAGTGAAAGTCCTGATCGATGCAGGAGAAGGAAAAACGAAAGAACTTCCCGGAACAATTTACTGGATCAGTTCAAAAGCCGAGTTTACCCCGAAAACCATTCAAACCAAAAACGAACGAGCCAATTTAGTTTACGCCGTAAAAATCCACGTCAAAAATGATGGCTACCTCAAAATCGGAATGTACGGCGACGTGAAATTTTAA
- a CDS encoding ABC transporter ATP-binding protein → MKSIIVNNLTKTYGKLTEKVLAVDDVSFDVNPGEIFGLIGPDGAGKTSIFRMLTTVLLPDFGSASIEGFDMVKDYKEIRKILGYMPGRFSLYQDLTIEENLEFFASVFNTTIAKNYDLIKDIYIQIEPFKDRRAGKLSGGMKQKLALCCALIHKPKVLFLDEPTTGVDPVSRKEFWEMLQRLKLQGITMVVATPYMDEAALCDRIALMQHGKILSINTPKNISNSYPDLLFEVKAGRTANVLRALENFDQKKNVYAYGEFVHLSVELNENFKIENITEYLKKEGFENIEINLIKASIEDSFIRLLSN, encoded by the coding sequence ATGAAATCAATCATCGTCAACAATCTCACCAAAACCTACGGCAAGCTAACTGAAAAAGTACTTGCAGTGGACGACGTGAGTTTCGACGTGAATCCTGGAGAAATTTTCGGATTGATTGGACCCGATGGTGCAGGGAAAACTTCCATCTTTAGAATGTTGACTACAGTACTGCTACCCGATTTCGGTTCCGCTTCAATTGAAGGTTTTGATATGGTCAAAGATTATAAAGAAATTCGGAAGATTTTGGGTTACATGCCGGGACGTTTTTCACTCTATCAGGATTTAACGATTGAAGAAAATCTGGAATTTTTTGCCAGCGTTTTTAATACAACCATAGCAAAAAACTATGATTTGATCAAAGACATCTATATTCAAATTGAACCTTTTAAAGATCGCAGAGCCGGAAAATTATCAGGCGGAATGAAACAGAAACTCGCATTATGTTGCGCCTTAATTCACAAGCCGAAAGTTTTATTTCTGGATGAACCAACCACAGGAGTTGATCCCGTTTCGAGAAAAGAATTCTGGGAAATGCTCCAGCGTTTAAAGTTACAGGGAATCACAATGGTCGTCGCCACACCATATATGGATGAAGCGGCTTTGTGTGACCGAATTGCTTTAATGCAACACGGAAAAATTCTTTCAATCAATACGCCGAAAAACATCAGCAATTCCTATCCTGACTTACTTTTCGAAGTGAAAGCCGGCCGAACTGCAAATGTTTTGCGTGCTTTGGAAAACTTTGACCAAAAGAAAAATGTCTATGCGTACGGGGAATTTGTGCATTTAAGTGTGGAACTAAATGAAAATTTCAAAATCGAAAACATTACAGAATATTTGAAAAAAGAAGGATTTGAAAATATTGAAATTAATCTCATCAAAGCCAGTATAGAAGACAGTTTTATTCGCTTATTATCCAATTAA
- a CDS encoding ABC transporter ATP-binding protein: MTSDHHNIAIKAENITKNFGDFTAVDHISFEVTKGEIFGFLGANGAGKTTAMRMFSGLSIPTSGTATVAGFDVYKETEKIKKNIGYMSQKFSLYGNLTVKENLNFFGGIYGIPRKDLKIKRDELIKELGLENEKNKLVSQLPLGWKQKLAFSVAIFHEPQIVFLDEPTGGVDPVTRRQFWNMIYDASDRGITIFVTTHYMDEAEYCDRVSIMVDGKIAALNTPAQLKKQFNAQNMDDVFYELARGAKRVE, from the coding sequence ATGACTTCAGACCACCATAATATCGCTATAAAAGCAGAAAACATTACCAAAAATTTTGGCGATTTTACGGCGGTTGATCATATCAGCTTTGAAGTAACCAAAGGCGAAATTTTCGGTTTCCTGGGAGCAAATGGTGCCGGTAAAACTACGGCGATGCGGATGTTCAGCGGACTTTCAATTCCGACTTCCGGAACTGCGACGGTCGCGGGTTTTGATGTTTATAAAGAAACGGAGAAAATTAAAAAGAATATCGGTTATATGAGTCAGAAATTTTCTCTGTACGGAAATCTAACCGTGAAAGAAAACCTCAATTTCTTCGGCGGAATCTATGGAATTCCGAGAAAAGACTTAAAGATAAAACGGGACGAACTCATTAAAGAACTGGGCTTAGAAAATGAAAAAAACAAACTTGTTTCCCAACTTCCTTTGGGCTGGAAACAGAAACTCGCTTTCTCCGTCGCTATATTTCATGAACCCCAAATTGTGTTTCTCGATGAACCCACCGGAGGCGTAGATCCTGTTACCCGACGTCAGTTTTGGAATATGATTTATGATGCTTCAGATCGTGGAATTACGATTTTCGTCACGACGCATTATATGGATGAAGCCGAATATTGCGACCGCGTTTCGATTATGGTTGATGGAAAAATAGCCGCCTTGAATACTCCAGCACAATTGAAAAAACAATTCAATGCGCAAAACATGGATGATGTTTTTTATGAATTAGCACGCGGAGCGAAAAGAGTTGAATAG
- a CDS encoding ABC transporter permease, whose product MKQLITFVKKEFWHVLRDKRTLLVLFGMPVVQVLLFGFALSTEVKNTKIGVLDQDKSQNSIELISKIKANQYFDVDKNLRSIEEAENAFKGGKIKMILVIPAQFAQDINSGKKAQLQLITDGTDINMANQIYNFMSNIIMDFYGQETLQPKSGVQPEIRMLYNPQLKGAPNFVPGVMALILLIICVLMTAIAIVREKEMGTMEVLLVSPMKPYIIILAKAIPYFILSMIILVSILILSVTVLDLPIKGSLLLLFGISIIFIITNLLLGIVISIVTDSQQTAMLIALVGTMLPTIMLSGFMFPVENMSLPLQMIGNVIPAKWYYEIVKNIMIKGTGLEVIWKHVLVLIGMMMVLFVIAVKKFKIRLE is encoded by the coding sequence ATGAAACAGTTAATCACTTTTGTGAAAAAAGAATTCTGGCACGTACTGCGTGACAAAAGAACTTTGTTGGTTCTTTTTGGAATGCCGGTCGTGCAGGTTCTTCTTTTTGGTTTTGCCTTAAGTACCGAAGTGAAAAACACTAAAATTGGTGTTTTAGATCAAGACAAATCTCAAAATTCCATCGAGCTCATTTCGAAAATTAAGGCCAACCAATATTTTGATGTTGACAAAAATTTGAGATCAATAGAAGAAGCAGAAAACGCTTTCAAAGGGGGAAAAATAAAAATGATTCTGGTGATTCCGGCGCAGTTTGCCCAGGATATAAATAGTGGCAAAAAAGCGCAACTGCAACTCATCACCGATGGAACCGACATTAATATGGCAAACCAAATCTATAATTTCATGTCAAATATTATTATGGATTTTTACGGCCAGGAAACACTTCAGCCCAAGTCCGGCGTACAACCGGAAATCCGAATGCTCTACAATCCACAACTGAAAGGCGCACCCAATTTCGTTCCCGGCGTCATGGCCTTAATTCTTTTAATCATTTGTGTTTTAATGACTGCCATCGCCATTGTGCGCGAAAAGGAAATGGGCACCATGGAAGTATTACTCGTATCGCCCATGAAACCGTATATTATTATTTTAGCCAAAGCAATTCCGTACTTTATTTTATCGATGATCATTTTGGTTTCCATCCTGATTTTGAGCGTCACCGTCCTCGATTTACCCATCAAAGGAAGTCTGCTTCTACTCTTCGGAATCAGCATTATTTTCATCATCACAAATCTGCTGTTGGGAATTGTAATTTCAATCGTCACCGATAGTCAGCAAACCGCCATGCTTATTGCCTTAGTGGGAACGATGTTACCCACAATTATGCTGAGTGGTTTTATGTTTCCCGTCGAAAATATGTCGCTTCCTTTACAAATGATTGGCAACGTTATCCCCGCAAAATGGTATTATGAAATCGTCAAAAACATCATGATCAAAGGAACCGGCTTGGAAGTCATCTGGAAACACGTGCTCGTCCTCATCGGAATGATGATGGTTTTATTCGTCATCGCCGTGAAAAAATTTAAAATAAGATTAGAATAA